The following are from one region of the Ischnura elegans chromosome X, ioIscEleg1.1, whole genome shotgun sequence genome:
- the LOC124170741 gene encoding cytochrome c-2 — translation MGVPAGDPEKGKKVFVQRCAQCHTVEKGGKHKTGPNLNGLFGRKTGQAAGFVYTDANKSKGITWNKDTLFEYLENPKKYIPGTKMVFAGIKKPQERGDLIAYLEQATK, via the exons ATGGGTGTACCTGCTGGTGATCCTGAGAAAGGAAAGAAG GTGTTTGTTCAACGCTGTGCGCAGTGTCACACAGTGGAGAAGGGCGGAAAGCACAAAACTGGGCCAAATTTGAATGGACTATTTGGGAGGAAAACAGGCCAGGCCGCGGGGTTCGTTTACACAGATGCTAACAAAAGCAAAG GTATTACATGGAACAAGGATACGCTGTTTGAGTACTTAGAGAATCCGAAGAAATATATTCCTGGAACGAAGATGGTGTTCGCTGGAATCAAAAAGCCTCAGGAAAGAGGCGATTTAATAGCCTACCTGGAGCAGGCTACGAAGTAA